The following proteins are encoded in a genomic region of Pikeienuella piscinae:
- a CDS encoding enoyl-CoA hydratase, protein MAETVLVERKGRVATLRINRPEALNALNSAVLAEMLEKAAALDADREIGCLIVTGSEKAFAAGADIKEMNEKSNMDMFYDDFFAGWDGFAKLRTPKIAAVAGYALGGGCELAMMCDFIIAADSAKFGQPEIKLGVIPGMGGSQRLARSIGKAKAMDMVLTGRMMDAAEAERCGLVSRIVAADALMDEAMKAAEIIAGYSKPSTMVAKEAVDRAFETSLAEGLHYERRVFFGLFATHDQKEGMSAFAEKRKPDFRHE, encoded by the coding sequence ATGGCCGAGACCGTTCTTGTCGAAAGGAAGGGCCGCGTCGCGACTCTCAGGATCAATCGCCCCGAAGCGCTTAATGCGCTCAACAGCGCCGTGCTGGCGGAGATGTTGGAGAAAGCGGCGGCGCTCGACGCCGACCGCGAGATCGGGTGCCTGATCGTCACCGGTTCCGAGAAGGCCTTCGCCGCCGGCGCGGACATCAAGGAAATGAACGAAAAGTCCAATATGGACATGTTCTATGACGACTTTTTCGCCGGCTGGGACGGGTTCGCGAAACTTCGCACCCCGAAGATCGCGGCGGTCGCAGGCTATGCGCTCGGCGGTGGGTGCGAACTGGCGATGATGTGTGATTTCATCATCGCCGCCGACAGCGCGAAATTCGGTCAACCGGAGATCAAGCTCGGGGTCATCCCCGGCATGGGCGGCTCGCAGCGCTTGGCCCGCTCGATCGGCAAGGCGAAGGCGATGGACATGGTGCTGACCGGCCGGATGATGGACGCGGCGGAGGCCGAACGGTGCGGTCTTGTCTCTCGCATCGTGGCGGCGGATGCGCTGATGGACGAGGCGATGAAGGCGGCGGAGATCATCGCCGGTTACTCGAAACCCTCGACCATGGTCGCGAAGGAGGCCGTGGACCGCGCCTTCGAGACCTCGCTCGCCGAGGGGCTGCACTATGAACGACGCGTTTTCTTCGGGCTGTTCGCGACCCATGATCAGAAAGAGGGCATGAGCGCATTCGCTGAGAAACGCAAACCGGACTTCCGGCACGAATGA